AGAAAATAGTCTTGATCCTGATTGTAATTCCAATTCATCACATGGTAGCGATCGGTTTTGAATGACCGTTTCTTTTCTTTTCGGTACATACTATACGTGATCAGTGGTGTGCTTGATAGACGGTTCAAAAAAATATCCTCATAATTTTGTTCGCTTCCGTATCCGGCGTCCCCAACAATATAGTCAGGCAGTGAAAAGTACCGTCTCTCGATGGTATCCAGAAATGGAATCAGGGTTCGTGTGTCAGTCGGATTTGGATAGATGTCATAAGCGAGCGTATATTGTCCTTCCGTTGCAATCTGGAGATTGTAACCGGCTTTCAGTTGGCCATTTTTCATATAGTCATCTTTCATTCTCATAAACGTGGCATCATGATCGGTTTTCGAGTAACTGTTACGATCACCCAGGATCGCGAGATCCTTCTCATAACGTGCTTTACGTTCGATGAAATCCTGAAATTTTTTACGCTTTTCTTTCGGCTTTTTCCGCTCTGATCTCAGTCTTTTTCTTTCCTTCGCATCATCATTCTCTTCGATTTGCTTGTCGTAATCCTGAACGGTCTGGTCCAACTCTTCATGAACTTTATTCAGCTCATCATCCGTTAAGGCTTCCTGATCTTCCAGTTCAATCGCAGGAATGATTTCCTGTTCAATCAGTTCATCATAGATCGCATTTGATTTCGTAACGATATCATGATGATACCGTTGCACGGATTTTTTCCATACGAACGTGAATTTATTCGCGTTGGCTTCGATCTTTGTACCATCAATAAAAATTGCTTCGTTATCAATTGCTTCTTCCTGAACCAGTCGGCTTCTGAATTGCACAAAACACTGACGTAAGAGCTCTTCAACGTCGGGATGTACTCTGAATCGATTGATCGTCCGGTAGGTCGGCGCGTGTCCTTGTGCCAGCCACATCATTCGAATACTGTCCTGCAATAAGGCTTCAATTTTCCGTCCAGAAAAAGTCGATTGAGTATACGCACAGAGAATCACCTTCATCATCATTTTCGGATGATAAGAAGGGCGACCCTGACTTTTATAAAAAGCTTCAAAAGCTTCTTCAGGTATCGATTCAACCAAGTCATTCACTGCAAAAGCGACATCATTTTTTTGTAATTGAAGCGATAAATCCATCGGCAAAACGAGCTGATTCATGTTATAATCGAGAAACATAAGGATACCTCCGGTTTTGTTATGACTTGGTCGTTCTAACTTAATCCGAAGGTATCCTTTTTTTATGTAAAAATCAAGACCTGACGGTCTTTCAATGCAGTTGATTGTCAAAAATACATGAGACGCCTGCGGGAAAAGCAAGAGCTGAAGATCCACCGGCGGTGGTTTTCCGACGGTTAGCTGAAGCCTTGCCCGCGGCAAGCGATTGTATTTTTGCACAATCAACCCTTCTATACAGAAAACCCACACCGTTTGGTGTGGGCCTCTTTATTTACTGGGTTTTGTCCCAGCCTCGTTTTTTGATCTTGTCAGGTGGCTTTACTGCTTTTCCAAAGACAGGATCGTTCCGGTGGATGCATCCACGTTAAAATCATATGCAACAATCTTTCCGTCTTCGTCTGCCAAGGTGACGCCACCCCGGTACACATTGTAAACCAGATTGTCTGTTTCAAATTTTTCCGTGACCATGTGCACCCATGATCCTTCGAGGGTTCCCATTTCGGATGCCTGTTTTTTGACAAGCTTGAGCGCTTTTTCAGCGGATAACCCCAAATCTGAGCGATCCATCTGTTGTTTTGCAAGCACCGTTACAGCTACACCGGCACCAACACCTGCAGCGAATTTTTTCCAACTCATTCTTGAAACACCTGCCTTATCTGTTACGTTTACATGATTGAATGCCTCTACAGTATAGCGAATTTTGCCGGATAATGCCACTGGTTTTGACGACGACTTATTTCGAATTCCGAAAAAATGTGGCATATTGATTTTGTTTTCGCTAAAATGGATATGGTGAATCAGATAAATTCCAATGCAGGAGGGGATCGAATGAATCAGGAAACATTTCAATTGTTTACTACACTGACACAGTTGCACGGGGCACCCGGTCATGAACATGAGGTGCGGAAATTTGTGAAGAACGAACTTCAAAAATACAGCGATGAAGTGATTCAAGATCGCCTGGGCAGTGTTTTCGGCGTGAAGAACGGTGACGAAAAGGGACCCCGGGTAATGGTGGCAGGCCATATGGATGAAGTAGGTTTCATGGTGACATCCATTACTGAAAAAGGATTGATCCGTTTTCAGCCACTGGGTGGCTGGTGGAGTCAGGTATTGTTGGCTCAAAAGCTGCAAATTATGACAGACAACGGCCCGGTGACCGGAGTGATCGGTTCTATCCCGCCCCATTTACTGGACGAAGCCAAACGGGCGAAACCGATGGAAATGAAAAATATGTATATTGATATCGGCGCAGATGATAAAGAGGATGCCGAGAAGATCGGGATTCGTCCGGGACAGCCGATCGTGCCGATCTGCCCATTGGAAAAAATGGCCAATGAGAAAAAATTGCTTGCGAAGGCGTGGGATAATCGGTACGGTGTCGGCTTATCGATTGAACTGTTGAAAGAACTTCAAGGGGAGAGCCTGCCGAATACGCTTTTTTCCGGTGCAACGGTTCAAGAAGAGGTCGG
This Salisediminibacterium beveridgei DNA region includes the following protein-coding sequences:
- a CDS encoding IS1182 family transposase; the protein is MFLDYNMNQLVLPMDLSLQLQKNDVAFAVNDLVESIPEEAFEAFYKSQGRPSYHPKMMMKVILCAYTQSTFSGRKIEALLQDSIRMMWLAQGHAPTYRTINRFRVHPDVEELLRQCFVQFRSRLVQEEAIDNEAIFIDGTKIEANANKFTFVWKKSVQRYHHDIVTKSNAIYDELIEQEIIPAIELEDQEALTDDELNKVHEELDQTVQDYDKQIEENDDAKERKRLRSERKKPKEKRKKFQDFIERKARYEKDLAILGDRNSYSKTDHDATFMRMKDDYMKNGQLKAGYNLQIATEGQYTLAYDIYPNPTDTRTLIPFLDTIERRYFSLPDYIVGDAGYGSEQNYEDIFLNRLSSTPLITYSMYRKEKKRSFKTDRYHVMNWNYNQDQDYFLCPNGKKVTFRYVSKRTDRAGFERTFKVYESEDCTGCPLRASCTKAKEGKNRKVYYNEKWELQKEHIRQLLSEEETGAIYGRRKVDVEPVFGFLKANLHFTRMSVRGKDKVKKEMGFALMAVNLRKYTALYCFLYLYQQTKRFRLSIYDNRKRILIIQGFLSQPRFLVLHSFSRFRFSDSSIDFPSCENRM
- a CDS encoding PepSY domain-containing protein; amino-acid sequence: MSWKKFAAGVGAGVAVTVLAKQQMDRSDLGLSAEKALKLVKKQASEMGTLEGSWVHMVTEKFETDNLVYNVYRGGVTLADEDGKIVAYDFNVDASTGTILSLEKQ
- a CDS encoding M42 family metallopeptidase, which encodes MNQETFQLFTTLTQLHGAPGHEHEVRKFVKNELQKYSDEVIQDRLGSVFGVKNGDEKGPRVMVAGHMDEVGFMVTSITEKGLIRFQPLGGWWSQVLLAQKLQIMTDNGPVTGVIGSIPPHLLDEAKRAKPMEMKNMYIDIGADDKEDAEKIGIRPGQPIVPICPLEKMANEKKLLAKAWDNRYGVGLSIELLKELQGESLPNTLFSGATVQEEVGLRGAQTAANMIQPDLFYALDASPANDASGEKDAFGHLGKGALLRIFDRTMITHRGMRDFILSTAEDHHIPYQFFISQGGTDAGRVHMSNSGVPSAVIGICSRYIHTSASIIHVDDYAAAKELITTLVRKTDATTLDSIRAGV